Within the Mucilaginibacter sp. CSA2-8R genome, the region CAGTATTTCATCAATCAGTTCCCAAAATTTGCCTAGATAATCACGTGTAATCACCGACATCCCCTCATCTTTAGCTTTGTTACCAGTAATAATGCCTGCTACTACCATGGCTAGCGGGCCGGATAGGTGCAGGTTGCCAGCAACATAATAACCACCCATCACAATAGCCAGGGTAATTAAAACCTCCACTTTATAATCATCAATAGACTTTAGAGCTAGAAAGCCTATATAACCTACCAGCGCACCAAAAGCCAGTCCGCCCAAGGCTTCTTGTAAAAAAAGCTTCGAGATTTCTGCAACCGAAACGTCCGTTCCTCCGGAACGTGCTATTTCTGCAATAGTCACAAAAATCACCACAGCAACACCGTCATTAAACAGTGACTCACCTGATATTTTTAGTTCCAGCGATTCAGGGATGCGTGCAGCTTTGAGCAGACCTAACACGGCAATAGGGTCGGTTGGCGAGATGAGCGAACCAAAAAGCAAACAATAGACTAAAGGGATATTTAGTCCGAACCAGCTAAACACCAGCCACATCAGTCCGCCAACCACAGCGGTTGATATCAGTAGCCCGACTGTAGCCATAATCAGTACCGGTAAACGTTGCTGCCATAGCTTTTGCGCGTTAATGTGTATAGCTCCTGCAAATAATAGAAAACTCAGCATAAAGTCCATCAAAACTTCCTGAAAGTCAATGGAGGATACCAGTTGGACGGCTTTTTCTGAAAGTAGCGAGTGCGAGTTACCGAAGGTAGCCAACAACAGGGATGCGGCCAGCGACAAGATCATAATGCCGATAGTTGGCGGCCATTTAATATAACGGTGGTTAATATAGGCAAATATGGCTGCCAGCATGATGGTAATCGTCAAAATTTCGTTCAAATTCATTTACATAGCAGGTAAGTGTACGTGGACTAACATTGAATTAAGTCTTGTTGTATAGGGCGGCCATAAATGCCGCTATATCGTGTTTTCAATTTGGGAAATTTACCTTCCTCTTTTATTCAGCGCCAAAAGCACGATGCCACCGGCAACTAATAGTCCGCCTGCATAAGGTGGCCAGTTCACGCTTTTTTCTCTGTCCGCCGATATCTGGATGGGGCCGGCATCTACAATCTTTTCTTTTTGGGTATAAGTAAAGCCTGTCCACATGAGCATAAAGACGCCCAGTACCATTAAAATTATTCCAATGTTTTTCATAATAATGTAGTTTCAAATACTATTCTTTTACTTAAAATGTTTGCACAAGGTCGGCAGTTGTACTTAGCCGCTGTAATAACTCATGTACCAGATAAGGTGTAAGCACATTGTGGGCTGCCAGCGTAGGTTCGTTACCTACTTTGACGGTGAACGCCGCCTTATTGTCGTGTAACACCTTAAACATATCCTCATCAGTCTGGTCGTCGCCGATGCAAAGTATAAACTCCGGACTTTGCGGATTGAGCATTTTTTTGACAGCTAATCCTTTGTTGATATTGGCACCTTTTACTTCAATTACCTTGTGCCCGTTTAGCACACTTAATGTTGACAGATCGACGCTTGCCATCAGCGCATCCAGCAACTGTTTGGCTTTAATGCCCGATAACGCTAAGTCGGCTTTACGGTAATGCCAGGCTACCGAAAAGTCTTTCTTCTCTATAAAAGATCCAGGGCATTGGTTTAAAAACTGTTCCATCAGCTGTGTTACCTCCGCTAAGGCCATCAAAGCTTCAGGAGCAGATCGTGTTTGCCATTCGCCGCCTCGATCCATTATTTTGGTTCCATGTTCAGCAATTAACCCAACCGGTAAATGACCTAGCCAATTTTGCAAAGAAACGCTGTCTCTCCCCGAAACAATGTACACGCTGTTTTTAGGATCGCTGCCCAGTTTTTTAAGTAGTTGTATAACGATGGGCAAAGGTGCAGCATCGTTGGGGTTAGCTGCAAACGGCGCTAAGGTACCATCATAATCCAGTAGCAAAAGTCTCTTTTTGGCCTTGTTATACTGCTCAAGCATTTGGGCTTTGGCAAAGTTATCCAATAACTGCGGCTCACTTTTTTGCTGTGCATGCCGTACCTCATCAAGTTTAGCAAAAAACGCCTTTGCCCAGGCGACTACGTTGTAAGAACTTATACGGCTTTGCATTGCCGTCATCCGTTTTTCCTGCTCAGCCGGGCTCATTTCCAAACCGGTACGAATCATGCGGGCGATCTCTTTCCGGTCGTTAGGATTAATGAGCAACGCCTCGGTCAACTCATGCGCAGCACCGGCCATTTCGCTTAACACCAATACGCCTTGTTTGTCGCGCCGGGAAGCCACAAATTCTTTGGCAACTAAATTCATCCCATCCCTCAACGGAGTAATCAATGCTAAATCACAGGCCGTATACAGGCCAAGCAATTCTTCGAAAGATAAGTGTCCATATTGGTAAATGACTGGCTGCCAGCTTATGTTACCAAACCGGCTGTTAAAGTTGCCGATATACTCGTCAATCAGACTCTTGCGTTCAGCATATTTGCCGATGCTGTCGCGCGAAGGCACAATGACCAATGCAAACACGACCTTACCGCGATAGCCCGGATTTTGCACCAAAAACTCGCGGTAGCCTTTTAAACGGTTAAACACACCTTTGGTATAATCCAGCCTATCCACCGAAAAAAGTAATTGTTTGTCTTGCTTAGAACGCAGATACTCGGCCCGTTTTGATAATACTTCAAGATTAGTAGATGCATGGTTGAAGCGTTCAAAATCAACGCCGATGGGAAACGCACCCGTACGTACATTTCTACCCTGCCAATGAATTTCATGCCCTTCGTTACGCACCTTGAGTACTTTTTTAACACAGTTGATGAAGTGCGACTGATAATCTTCGGTGTGAAAGCCAATTACATCTGCACCCAGCATACCACTAAGCAACTCTTGCTGCCACTCGCGTGGGATAACCCTGAACAGCTCGTATGAGGGGAATGGAATATGCAAAAAGAACCCAATGGTAAGCCCGGGCAATTTTTTACGAAGCATTGCGGCCAATGGCAACAAGTGATAATCATGTATCCAAACGGTATCGTCGGCGTTTAGTGTTTTGAGTAAGGTTCCAGCAAACTCAGTGTTTACTTTAAGATAAGCGTCGAAATAAGAAGGCTGATAATCGGCAAATGACGGGAAGTAATGAAATAACGGCCAAAGTACTGAATTGGAAAAACCATTATAATATTGATCGTACTGTTTGGCAGGTATAAAAAGCGGCTTAAAATCATAGTCGGTGTTAATCGAGTCGGCTGCGGCCTGCCACAATATCTCAGAACATCCGGCCACACCTGCCCATATTTTTTGAGTGAAACGGTTATTCTCTTTATTTAAAAATGCACTTACGGCAGTTACTAAACCACCGGAGGCCTGGCGATACGTAATTTTGTCTCCTTGTTTTTCTATAGAAATAGGCAGCCGATTAGCTACCACAAATAATCTGGACATGTGATCCTTTTTTTAGAATTAAATAAAATATTGCATTACTGCCCCGTTAAGCGCAGATACACAATTATCGTGTAAGCCTGTTGACGGGCTGTAGCAATGGTTCAATAAAAAGAAGCTTTTAAGCTTTATTTAAGCGTCAAAAAGGAGTTAAACGAAATATATGTAGATCGGGCGACGGTAGCCAATGGGCAGCTATCGTACAGAATACCGTTTTACCAGGATGCTTTTCATCAAATAATATAGTGCTGTAGATGCACTGTATTATAGCCCAATATGCTTTAACCACCAGTCTATTACAGCCAAGGTAACGCAGATTATAGCTAATTTTTTCGGTGGTACTATCATCGTCTTCGACTTCCCGACCATAATTACGCAACATCCTCAACAACGTGTTCGGAATGTGACGCAGGGCTGTTTTATGTAAAATCTGCTGATGGCCGTTTTCAAAAACATTACTCCCTTGAAAGCAGACTAAAGCGTTGATTAGCCAAGCAGAAAGCAGGATGTATATCAGTCTTTTTAACGGCATATTTTCTAATATAACAAAATAAAGTGTCTTTAGCAATATTGCGGTAAGACAATTGACCTTTATAGACCTTTTTTTAATTTATTATCCAGATTGCATTCAGTATTTTTATGGTCGGCAGTCGTCACTTCGCTGTAACTTCTACTCTTCCCTGCGAAACCGGAAGGAGGGCGCCTTATAATTTGGGGGCAGATAACTGGCTGGCGTTGTAACCTGATTGCCATCCCTAACGGCCCGGTAATGTGGTGACATGATTTCTACGCCCGCCTGATTAAAGCAGTCCTGGATGTTAGCATGCAGGCTGGAGTAGATCAAGGCTTGTTTACCTGGTTCTTTGGTATAGGCATTGATATTGTAACTGACGTAATAATCTTCCAGGCCGGTCTGCAGTACAAAAGGAGCTGGGTCCTTTTCGATAAATGCAGTCTGAGTGGCCGCAGTAATAAGCAATTCATAAACCTGTCGCCAGGGCACACCATAGCCAATAGTTACCGTTGTGTGAATTATTAAGCCCGCAGCTGCAGCTTCACTGGTGTAGTTGGTGGTATGGCTCGACATGACGGTTGAATTGGGTATAGATACCAGCTCATTTTTGATCGTCTTGATCCGGGTCACCAAAACTGTCTTTTCAACGACATCTCCCGTAACCTCGCCAATTTTTACCCGGTCGCCAATGCGGAAGACACGCATGTAAGTTAATACCAGGCCGGCTACCACATTGCTGAGTGCCCCGGCTGAGCCAAACGTAAAAAGGACACCCATAAATACAGAAACGCCTTTAAATATGGGCGAATCGGATCCCGGCAGGTAAGGAAAAATCACGATGAGCATAAAGGACATGATCAGCACGCGGATGATTTGATAAGTCGGACCTGCCCAATCGGCATAAAAGCCGGGGATATGCAACTGCCCCCGCTCGATTTCGGTCTTAAGGTACCGGAAGACACGAAGGATATACCGGAAAATTACCAATAGGACAATGACTGTAATCAAGTTAGGCACATAATTCCATACGGCGTGAGCAATGCGCGTCACCGGGGTAAGGATGTAGTTCAGCAACCGGCCGGACAAATCCCGGGTGAACGGAAATATGCCAAAAAGTACAGGCAAGGCCAGGTACAAAACCAGTAATATTAAAATCCATTTGGTGAGCAAGAGTAAACCGTTGATTACAGAAAGCTGCTGACCGGCATTGAAAACTTCATAATTTTTAATCTTCAAGCCATTAATATGCCTGCCCTGCATGGCGGTTAAGCGCCTATAAAGTAAACGAAACAGGCGGTTTACACCGTAAATAATCAGGTTACTACAGCAATGACCAGCATTGCCAGGATTGCTTCTCTCAGAAGCGTTTGCCATCCAGTTTCATCCCGGTACTGCCGCACTGCAGAGGTAATTTTGCCGCGAAAGCTCTCGGCCAGCTGGTCGCGGGACATGTTTTGCCATAGGGCATCCTGCCCAGATACCGAAACCAGCAAATTACTGCCATAAACAATATCTGTACTAAACTCCGCCTGGCTGAGCTGAATCGAATCTGGACTGAAGTCATGGCGTTCCGCGAGATTCCCGATCCGCTTGCTGATCGCCTCGGCTCGGTCCTGAGCCGTAAAACTACCTTGCCGGACATAAATATGGAACAGCGTGTCCTGCAAAATAATTACAGGGAAGCCTTTCACGAAACGGCGCAGAGAATCAATTTCCTTTTTTTGACGTACTGTTTTAAGTGAGTCGTGCTGGCGCAAGGCATTAAGTTGGCTTTCGAGCACTGACTTTTCAAGGTTACCCGTTCTGCTAAGCTTAGCTACGCGGGCTTCCAGTTCCGCCCGTTTCAGTGAGTCTGCAAGCCGTTCTGCGGCATAACGCTGTACCCGGACCATTTGGTTATCCAGGCGGGCATTGTGAATGGAGTCATTTTGGACGCGGGCACTATCTTGAGGAAAGGCGGCAGCCACGGTCAAATACTGACTAAAAAGCCATAGCGCAATAACCCATTTTTTCATCATGATTAATATAGTATTTCCGGCAAAAAATCTAACTCAATGGATAGGTATAAGTTATAAATCTGTAGGAATGTTTGATACAAAGTTTTGCAGGAAGCCAAAGCCCTGGAGTCTTGCTTGCGAAAATCGCAGGTTCGCCGGTAAGCTATGAAGACCGTTGAGGCAAGGTCATTCAGAACGGTACCTCTACTATAAAACTATTCGAGGATGCTGTGTTCTATAGTACAGTAAGTAAACGCACATGACAAAAATTATTAAATGGCTGCGTAAGCATTATTCTAAAATCATCAGCAGCATAGCCTTTTACCCGGCCATTATTGCGGTCAGCTTCCTGCTGATCTCCATAATCATGCTTAAAATTGATTTTTCCGAAGCGGGGAAAAGCTTTAAACAGCAACTGAGCTGGCTGAGTTTGAAAGATGCCAGTACAGCCCGCTCCATATTGACGACGATCGCAGGAGGCATCATTTCGCTCACCGTATTTAGTTTTTCCATGGTGATGATTATTCTGAACCAAGCCGCCTCGCAAATGAGTAACCGCATTTTGAACAGCATGATCGAGAATCGTTTCCAGCAGATCATTCTCGGAACTTACATTGGCACGATTGTCTACGCGCTGTTTTTACTCAGCACCATCCGCGATATCAGCACTGGTATCTACGTACCTGCCATAAGCATATATACCCTCATCTTGCTTACCATCGTGGACATTTTTCTATTTATTTATTTTCTAGACTACGTTACCCAGACGGTAAAATTTGAGACGGTTATTAAACGAATACAAACGCAAACGCTTAAGGCGATGGAGCAGCAGTTTTGTACGGATACCCCAGCTACTTTTGAGCTGGCCCAGCTGTTCATTAAACTTCCGGCAGACGAATCAGGCTATTTTCAGGGATTTGATCAGCCTCGCCTGCTTGATCTATTGACCGCTCACCAGCTGGAAATTGTCTTTCTGCATGCCAAGGGAACCTATCTCATCAAAGGAGCGGCCTTAGCTCAAGTTTATGGAACAACCGCAATACCTGAAAAACTTAGCAAAGAATTATATCTATGCATTGATTTTTACAGCGGGCAACCTATTGAACGAAACCCTGAGTATGGTTTCCGGCAACTGTCCGAGGTCGCCATCAAGGCACTCAGCCCGGGCATCAATGACCCGGCAACGGCTGTATTGAGCATTCATGCATTAACGGACCTGTTTGCTTACCGGCTGAATCATTGCTTGCCGCGGCTAATCAACGACGATCAGGGCAAGCGGAGAATCAGCCAGAAAATTGCTGAATTTGATGCGCTGTTTGAGGATTGCATTTTTCCTATCTGGCAATATGGGAAAGACGATCGTTATATTCATCAGGGACTCCAGCAAATGCTGGAGCAGCTTCGCTGCGTTCCCGGGCGACACCAGCAAGCGGACGTTTTTCAAGCATTAGAACGCCGGATGCAAACCGGTCCTAAGGCATCCGGCGGGACGTAATCTACAGCGCTCTTGCTGAGTAACGCGTACTTGTGCTTTTTTTAGTAAGCGACCTGCAGACGCCTTTTCCCGACGCGGTCTGTTAACAGTGAAGTCGTATTTCCAGCACGTTGCGATGGATTAATACACAGTACTGCGGCATCCGGGTTGCGGAGCATTTTTTGAGTAAAATTTCCAAAAAAGTACTCTTTGATATTTCTTTGGGTGTCTGCTTCTATGACCACCAGGTCAGCCACCTCCGTCCGGCATATCGAGGCCAGCGATGCTGCCCGGTCATGTGTATAATGCTGCCCGGTCGTTACCGACCTGGCCATTCCGTCCAACCGAAACTTAACCCGCGCTGAAAACCGGTTCAAACTACTGGAAATGTCCGCATCCGCGCGCTCAATCAGGCTGATGACCGATACATCCGCATTATTCTTTTCAGCAATCTGACGCGTCAGCGGGAATTTAGACATCGGTGTACCTGTACTTTGCACAGGATAGATAATGTGCTGGAAGCGGTCTACAGACTTGTCTGCGGGAACGGTAAGCACATGACTGTTCGTGGCTTGCAGCAATTGATAAGGGAGACTGTCGAAAAGGTAGGACGCATCGGTCGCACTGGGCGACAAGCCAAGGATCGTCAAGTCAACCGGGTTTTGCTGCACCCATTCTTTGATCATCAGGTTACGGTTCCCCGTTACCGTATACAGCCGGCAATCGACCCGGTGAGCGGCTTTAATCGAGGCTGTCAATTTTTCGAGCAAATAAGCATCTTTTTCCATCACCTCAGCTGCCATCAACTGAACGGCCGTCAGATCGCCGACCTTTGGGTAATAAAACATGATATCACTGACATATAACAAATGGAGCCTGGCCTGATGTCTGCGTGCCATATTGATGGCCGTATTTAAGGCATTGAATGAGGTATCAGAAAGGTCGATAGGAATTAATATATCTTGAAGGATAGCTTTCATAATCTGTAAAATTTAATGGTTTGACAATAGGACTTTGCAGAACAAGCCCGGTGAGTATCCTCAATATACAGAAAAAAAAGTACAATACCAAATCAGGCTTTG harbors:
- a CDS encoding sodium:proton antiporter; the protein is MNLNEILTITIMLAAIFAYINHRYIKWPPTIGIMILSLAASLLLATFGNSHSLLSEKAVQLVSSIDFQEVLMDFMLSFLLFAGAIHINAQKLWQQRLPVLIMATVGLLISTAVVGGLMWLVFSWFGLNIPLVYCLLFGSLISPTDPIAVLGLLKAARIPESLELKISGESLFNDGVAVVIFVTIAEIARSGGTDVSVAEISKLFLQEALGGLAFGALVGYIGFLALKSIDDYKVEVLITLAIVMGGYYVAGNLHLSGPLAMVVAGIITGNKAKDEGMSVITRDYLGKFWELIDEILNAVLFLLIGFEVLVIKVNMTLLLIGGIAILVVLLARFFSVILPVGLLRRWVKFEDHAVPILTWGGLRGGISVALALSLSSKMYRDEFVLITYVVVVFSILVQGLTISKVAKKLQQKSAR
- a CDS encoding universal stress protein, with amino-acid sequence MKAILQDILIPIDLSDTSFNALNTAINMARRHQARLHLLYVSDIMFYYPKVGDLTAVQLMAAEVMEKDAYLLEKLTASIKAAHRVDCRLYTVTGNRNLMIKEWVQQNPVDLTILGLSPSATDASYLFDSLPYQLLQATNSHVLTVPADKSVDRFQHIIYPVQSTGTPMSKFPLTRQIAEKNNADVSVISLIERADADISSSLNRFSARVKFRLDGMARSVTTGQHYTHDRAASLASICRTEVADLVVIEADTQRNIKEYFFGNFTQKMLRNPDAAVLCINPSQRAGNTTSLLTDRVGKRRLQVAY
- a CDS encoding mechanosensitive ion channel family protein, with the protein product MANASERSNPGNAGHCCSNLIIYGVNRLFRLLYRRLTAMQGRHINGLKIKNYEVFNAGQQLSVINGLLLLTKWILILLVLYLALPVLFGIFPFTRDLSGRLLNYILTPVTRIAHAVWNYVPNLITVIVLLVIFRYILRVFRYLKTEIERGQLHIPGFYADWAGPTYQIIRVLIMSFMLIVIFPYLPGSDSPIFKGVSVFMGVLFTFGSAGALSNVVAGLVLTYMRVFRIGDRVKIGEVTGDVVEKTVLVTRIKTIKNELVSIPNSTVMSSHTTNYTSEAAAAGLIIHTTVTIGYGVPWRQVYELLITAATQTAFIEKDPAPFVLQTGLEDYYVSYNINAYTKEPGKQALIYSSLHANIQDCFNQAGVEIMSPHYRAVRDGNQVTTPASYLPPNYKAPSFRFRREE
- a CDS encoding DUF2254 domain-containing protein; the encoded protein is MTKIIKWLRKHYSKIISSIAFYPAIIAVSFLLISIIMLKIDFSEAGKSFKQQLSWLSLKDASTARSILTTIAGGIISLTVFSFSMVMIILNQAASQMSNRILNSMIENRFQQIILGTYIGTIVYALFLLSTIRDISTGIYVPAISIYTLILLTIVDIFLFIYFLDYVTQTVKFETVIKRIQTQTLKAMEQQFCTDTPATFELAQLFIKLPADESGYFQGFDQPRLLDLLTAHQLEIVFLHAKGTYLIKGAALAQVYGTTAIPEKLSKELYLCIDFYSGQPIERNPEYGFRQLSEVAIKALSPGINDPATAVLSIHALTDLFAYRLNHCLPRLINDDQGKRRISQKIAEFDALFEDCIFPIWQYGKDDRYIHQGLQQMLEQLRCVPGRHQQADVFQALERRMQTGPKASGGT
- a CDS encoding bifunctional alpha,alpha-trehalose-phosphate synthase (UDP-forming)/trehalose-phosphatase produces the protein MSRLFVVANRLPISIEKQGDKITYRQASGGLVTAVSAFLNKENNRFTQKIWAGVAGCSEILWQAAADSINTDYDFKPLFIPAKQYDQYYNGFSNSVLWPLFHYFPSFADYQPSYFDAYLKVNTEFAGTLLKTLNADDTVWIHDYHLLPLAAMLRKKLPGLTIGFFLHIPFPSYELFRVIPREWQQELLSGMLGADVIGFHTEDYQSHFINCVKKVLKVRNEGHEIHWQGRNVRTGAFPIGVDFERFNHASTNLEVLSKRAEYLRSKQDKQLLFSVDRLDYTKGVFNRLKGYREFLVQNPGYRGKVVFALVIVPSRDSIGKYAERKSLIDEYIGNFNSRFGNISWQPVIYQYGHLSFEELLGLYTACDLALITPLRDGMNLVAKEFVASRRDKQGVLVLSEMAGAAHELTEALLINPNDRKEIARMIRTGLEMSPAEQEKRMTAMQSRISSYNVVAWAKAFFAKLDEVRHAQQKSEPQLLDNFAKAQMLEQYNKAKKRLLLLDYDGTLAPFAANPNDAAPLPIVIQLLKKLGSDPKNSVYIVSGRDSVSLQNWLGHLPVGLIAEHGTKIMDRGGEWQTRSAPEALMALAEVTQLMEQFLNQCPGSFIEKKDFSVAWHYRKADLALSGIKAKQLLDALMASVDLSTLSVLNGHKVIEVKGANINKGLAVKKMLNPQSPEFILCIGDDQTDEDMFKVLHDNKAAFTVKVGNEPTLAAHNVLTPYLVHELLQRLSTTADLVQTF